A window from Enterocloster bolteae encodes these proteins:
- a CDS encoding Fic family protein, with protein sequence MNYPELLRKRDLYQSGRASIPELTLQSYEQAFEIEYTHNSTAIEGNTLTLMETKVLLEDGITIGGKRLREIYETVNHQKAYRYVKECIAKEQPLDEKIIKEIHALLMENIFVGGIYRNVDVYISGAQHTPPSPGEMYRQVKDFYADLTWKGKEMNPIELAAWTHAEFVRIHPFPDGNGRTSRLIMNYQLLANGFPAVSIAKESRLDYFNALEAYAVEGNLAPFAEMVADLVDHQMDRYLGMIVPSQNMQQNPRM encoded by the coding sequence TTGAATTACCCGGAATTATTGAGAAAAAGGGATTTATACCAGTCTGGCAGGGCGTCCATCCCGGAGCTGACGCTGCAGTCCTACGAGCAGGCGTTTGAGATAGAATATACCCATAACTCTACCGCTATTGAGGGAAATACCCTGACCCTCATGGAGACAAAGGTGCTCTTAGAGGATGGGATTACCATAGGCGGGAAGAGGCTGAGGGAGATTTATGAGACTGTCAACCACCAGAAGGCATACCGCTATGTGAAGGAGTGTATCGCAAAGGAACAGCCTTTGGATGAAAAAATCATTAAGGAAATCCATGCACTGTTGATGGAGAATATTTTTGTGGGAGGGATTTACCGGAACGTAGACGTGTACATTTCCGGAGCGCAGCATACCCCGCCATCACCTGGTGAGATGTACCGGCAGGTCAAAGATTTTTATGCCGACCTCACATGGAAGGGGAAAGAAATGAACCCCATTGAGCTGGCGGCATGGACCCACGCTGAGTTTGTGCGTATCCATCCTTTCCCGGATGGCAATGGGAGGACCTCGCGCCTGATTATGAACTATCAGCTTTTAGCAAACGGATTCCCTGCCGTGTCTATCGCAAAAGAGAGCCGGCTGGATTATTTCAATGCCCTGGAAGCCTATGCGGTAGAGGGAAATCTGGCCCCATTTGCAGAAATGGTTGCAGACCTGGTCGACCACCAGATGGACCGTTACCTGGGCATGATAGTACCTTCGCAGAACATGCAGCAAAATCCAAGGATGTAA
- a CDS encoding VirB4 family type IV secretion system protein, translated as MKHAKTAPEAEKEDVRIQEFLDMIAPSVMKFETDYFICGNTYRCVWALREYPTSTEEQAILKRLGEKDGVTLKIYTRHVSAAEERKIISNAASKNRLNQSSTNDLQQTVQAESNLQDVAMIVARTHRNREPLLHTAVYMELTANEYDRLKLLQTEVLTELIRSKLNVDRLLLRQQQGFQCVMPSGRNVFRDQFERVLPASSVANLYPFNYSGKTDPRGFYVGRDKFGSNILVDFNQRADDKTNGSILILGNSGQGKSYLLKLILCNLREAGLNVICLDPEMEYEDLTNNLGGCFIDLMGGRFLINPLEPKVWDEGEGLEDPDAPETFRIRSRLSQHISFLKDFFRSYKDFTDREIDVIEIMVQRLYARCGLTDETDFQMLGSKDYPTLSELYGLIEAEYKGFDSGERQLYTAELLQNILLGLHSMCRGPEAKFFNGHTNITDSSFVTFGVKGVLQASRNLRDALLFNTLSFMSNRLLTVGNTVAGLDEFYLFLSNLTAVEYVRNFMKRVRKKNSSVILASQNLEDFNIEGIREYTKPLFSIPTHQFLFNAGAVDEKFYTDTLQLEASEFRLIRYPQRGVCLYKCGNERYNLMVTVPDYKAKLFGKAGGR; from the coding sequence TTGAAACATGCAAAAACCGCCCCGGAGGCGGAAAAGGAGGATGTGCGCATCCAGGAATTTCTGGATATGATTGCGCCCTCCGTCATGAAGTTTGAAACTGACTACTTCATCTGCGGAAACACATACCGATGTGTGTGGGCACTGAGGGAGTACCCGACTTCCACAGAGGAGCAGGCGATCTTAAAACGGCTGGGGGAAAAGGATGGGGTCACCTTAAAGATTTATACCCGCCATGTCAGTGCGGCGGAGGAGCGGAAAATCATCAGCAATGCCGCCAGCAAGAACCGGCTGAATCAGTCCAGCACCAATGACTTACAGCAGACGGTCCAGGCGGAGAGCAATCTCCAGGATGTGGCGATGATTGTGGCAAGGACCCACCGCAACCGGGAGCCGCTCCTGCATACGGCTGTTTACATGGAACTGACTGCAAATGAATACGACCGCCTGAAGCTGTTACAGACGGAGGTGCTGACCGAGCTGATCCGTTCAAAACTGAACGTGGACCGGCTCCTTCTGCGCCAGCAGCAGGGCTTTCAATGTGTGATGCCAAGCGGGAGAAATGTATTCCGGGATCAGTTTGAGCGGGTTCTGCCGGCCAGCAGTGTGGCGAACCTTTATCCCTTTAATTACAGCGGGAAAACGGATCCCCGTGGTTTCTATGTGGGACGGGATAAGTTCGGGAGCAATATCTTGGTGGATTTTAACCAGAGGGCAGACGATAAGACCAACGGTTCCATCCTCATCCTGGGCAACAGCGGACAGGGAAAATCCTATCTGTTAAAGCTGATCCTGTGCAACCTGCGGGAGGCCGGGCTGAATGTCATCTGCCTGGATCCGGAAATGGAATATGAGGATCTGACCAACAATCTTGGGGGCTGCTTCATTGATCTGATGGGCGGCCGTTTTTTGATCAATCCCCTGGAGCCAAAGGTGTGGGACGAAGGGGAAGGTCTGGAAGATCCGGATGCGCCGGAAACCTTCCGAATCCGAAGCCGGCTGAGCCAGCATATCAGCTTTTTAAAAGACTTTTTCCGCTCGTATAAGGACTTCACGGACCGGGAGATTGACGTGATTGAGATTATGGTCCAACGCCTCTATGCCAGGTGCGGTCTTACGGATGAGACGGATTTTCAGATGCTGGGATCCAAAGATTATCCTACCCTTTCTGAACTGTACGGGCTGATTGAGGCGGAATATAAAGGGTTTGACAGCGGGGAGCGGCAGCTGTATACCGCAGAGCTGTTGCAGAACATCCTTTTGGGGCTCCACTCCATGTGCAGGGGACCGGAGGCAAAGTTTTTCAACGGTCATACCAATATTACGGATTCCAGTTTCGTCACTTTTGGAGTGAAAGGGGTTCTGCAGGCCAGCCGGAACCTACGTGATGCACTGCTGTTTAATACCCTTTCCTTTATGAGCAACCGGCTTCTGACCGTGGGCAATACAGTGGCGGGACTGGATGAATTTTACCTGTTCCTCTCCAACCTGACGGCAGTGGAGTATGTCCGAAATTTCATGAAACGTGTGAGAAAGAAAAACTCCTCTGTGATTCTTGCCAGTCAGAATCTGGAGGATTTTAATATTGAGGGGATTCGAGAATATACCAAGCCGCTGTTTTCTATTCCCACCCACCAGTTTCTGTTCAATGCAGGGGCTGTGGATGAGAAGTTTTATACGGACACCTTGCAGCTGGAAGCGAGTGAATTCAGACTGATCCGCTATCCACAGCGCGGTGTGTGTCTCTATAAATGCGGGAACGAGCGTTACAACCTGATGGTGACGGTACCGGATTATAAGGCGAAGCTGTTTGGAAAGGCAGGCGGTCGATGA
- a CDS encoding conjugal transfer protein TrbL family protein, whose translation MFIWDFVADTVLGQIVDWIYGQMIGFLGNFFSLMGQMGAELFELEWIQAIVLFFSQLAWVLYVVGLVVAVFECAIECQSGRGSVRDTALNALKGFMAASLFSVVPVELYKFSVSLQGEITRGITGLGGDFGSMAGNIIDSLKNSGTLQDAMVSGVFGGINTITNPILMIFILFMMGYSTIKVFFANLKRGGILLIQIAVGSLYLFSVPRGYMDGFTNWCKQVIGICLTAFLQATMLIAGLMVLSKNALLGLGIMLAAGEVPRIAGQFGLDTSTRANLMSSVYAAQSAVNLTRTIVQAAVK comes from the coding sequence ATGTTTATCTGGGACTTTGTAGCGGATACGGTCCTTGGCCAGATCGTGGACTGGATCTATGGCCAGATGATTGGGTTTCTGGGAAATTTTTTCTCGCTCATGGGGCAGATGGGGGCAGAGCTGTTCGAGCTGGAATGGATCCAGGCGATCGTCCTGTTTTTCTCACAGCTTGCCTGGGTGCTCTATGTGGTGGGACTTGTAGTGGCGGTATTTGAATGTGCGATTGAATGCCAGAGCGGCAGGGGAAGCGTCCGTGATACGGCGCTGAATGCATTAAAAGGTTTTATGGCGGCCAGCCTTTTCTCCGTTGTGCCGGTAGAACTTTACAAATTCAGTGTGTCCCTCCAGGGAGAGATTACCAGAGGAATCACCGGGCTGGGTGGTGATTTTGGTTCCATGGCAGGGAACATCATTGACAGCCTGAAGAATTCAGGAACCCTGCAGGATGCAATGGTCAGCGGGGTGTTCGGTGGAATCAATACAATCACGAATCCGATCCTGATGATTTTTATCCTGTTTATGATGGGGTATTCCACCATCAAAGTGTTTTTTGCCAACCTGAAACGGGGCGGGATCCTGCTGATTCAGATTGCGGTGGGAAGTCTGTACCTGTTCAGTGTTCCAAGAGGATATATGGATGGCTTTACGAACTGGTGCAAGCAGGTAATCGGTATCTGTCTGACTGCCTTTTTACAGGCCACGATGCTGATTGCCGGCCTGATGGTGCTGAGCAAGAACGCCCTTCTGGGACTGGGGATCATGCTGGCGGCAGGGGAGGTGCCGAGGATTGCCGGACAGTTTGGGCTGGATACCAGTACCAGGGCGAACCTGATGAGCAGTGTGTATGCAGCCCAGAGCGCGGTAAACCTGACCAGGACCATTGTACAGGCAGCGGTGAAATAG
- a CDS encoding amidoligase family protein, giving the protein MDMKQQRFGIEIELTGIARKRGAEIVAAYFGTQSYYAGTYYDIYAALDPQGREWKFMSDSSIKPERKEGKNRVGASDSFQTEMVSPICRYEDIETIQELVRKLREAGALANSSCGIHVHIDASPFDARTLRNITNIMAAKEDLIYKALQVSVARQNRWCKPVEERFLEELNQKKPGTLEEVRQIWYNGASRQREHYNNSRYHCLNLHSVFQKGTIEFRLFNGTTHAGKIKAYIQLCLAIGAQALNQTSASQRKTQTTNEKYTFRTWLLRLGLNGDEFKTARLHLLKHLDGCIAWKDPAQAEAQKERLRMKREKELQMQEGRVPAVESETREQEETMYVEAEAQSPAFSMMTGM; this is encoded by the coding sequence ATGGATATGAAACAGCAGCGGTTTGGGATTGAGATCGAGCTGACAGGGATTGCCAGGAAGCGTGGGGCAGAGATTGTAGCCGCTTATTTTGGCACCCAGTCCTACTATGCAGGAACTTATTATGACATCTATGCTGCGCTGGATCCCCAGGGCAGGGAATGGAAGTTCATGAGCGATTCCAGCATTAAACCGGAGAGAAAAGAAGGAAAGAACCGTGTGGGAGCCAGTGACAGCTTCCAAACTGAAATGGTGAGTCCCATCTGCCGGTATGAGGATATCGAGACCATACAGGAATTGGTGCGGAAGCTGCGGGAGGCAGGAGCCCTGGCAAATTCCAGCTGCGGGATCCATGTGCATATCGATGCTTCGCCGTTTGACGCAAGGACCCTCCGCAACATCACCAACATCATGGCGGCAAAGGAGGATTTAATCTATAAGGCTTTGCAGGTATCGGTGGCCAGACAGAACCGCTGGTGTAAGCCAGTGGAGGAGCGGTTTCTGGAGGAACTCAACCAGAAGAAACCGGGGACTCTGGAGGAAGTGAGGCAGATCTGGTACAACGGAGCCAGCCGGCAGCGGGAGCATTATAATAACAGCCGTTATCATTGCCTGAACCTGCATAGTGTATTTCAGAAAGGAACCATTGAGTTCAGGCTGTTTAATGGGACAACTCATGCAGGTAAAATCAAGGCATACATCCAACTTTGTCTGGCCATTGGGGCCCAGGCTCTCAACCAGACCAGTGCCAGCCAGAGGAAAACGCAGACAACCAATGAGAAATATACGTTCCGGACCTGGCTGTTGCGGTTGGGATTAAACGGGGATGAGTTTAAGACGGCGCGGCTTCACCTGCTGAAACATTTGGATGGCTGTATTGCCTGGAAGGATCCGGCCCAGGCCGAGGCGCAGAAGGAGCGGCTTCGTATGAAACGGGAGAAGGAGCTGCAGATGCAGGAAGGGCGAGTCCCCGCAGTAGAATCAGAAACCAGAGAACAGGAAGAAACCATGTATGTGGAAGCCGAGGCACAGTCCCCGGCCTTTTCTATGATGACAGGAATGTAA
- a CDS encoding CopG family ribbon-helix-helix protein produces the protein MVLVEPKDAKKMPIAGFFMNTEGGKALAGRAKKQRIGVYMEKELVERADEMVSYVGARSRNEFVAEAVKFYIGFLNSKKAENYLLQSLSSVLTSTVHDSENRLARMDFKLAVEISKLAHVIAYSHEVDEDALKKLHLKCVEEVKRVNGAVEFEDAYKYQKREV, from the coding sequence GTGGTGCTGGTAGAGCCAAAAGATGCAAAGAAAATGCCGATTGCGGGCTTTTTTATGAATACCGAAGGAGGGAAGGCATTGGCGGGCAGGGCAAAGAAACAGCGTATAGGCGTTTATATGGAGAAAGAGCTGGTAGAGCGGGCAGATGAGATGGTGAGCTATGTAGGAGCTCGTTCCCGTAATGAGTTTGTGGCAGAAGCGGTTAAATTTTATATTGGATTTTTGAATTCTAAAAAGGCAGAAAACTATCTGCTCCAGTCCTTATCCTCCGTGCTCACCAGTACCGTACATGACAGTGAAAACCGTCTGGCGCGTATGGATTTTAAGCTTGCAGTGGAGATTTCCAAACTGGCTCATGTGATTGCCTATTCCCATGAGGTAGATGAGGATGCCCTGAAAAAGCTACATCTGAAATGCGTGGAGGAGGTGAAGAGAGTCAATGGGGCGGTTGAGTTTGAAGATGCATACAAATATCAAAAACGTGAAGTATAG
- a CDS encoding DUF4406 domain-containing protein, whose product MIYICSPYAGNTEENTAFARQACGYAIRQGAVPLAPHLLYPQILNDSVPEEREIGIRLGLDILERCEELWICGDRMSAGMKRETAYAKARGIPVRRIPVCEIMGNQTVQELGKGIREGPETSQSYQKNVQLGM is encoded by the coding sequence ATGATTTATATCTGTTCCCCCTATGCGGGGAATACAGAAGAAAATACAGCATTTGCAAGACAGGCATGCGGTTATGCCATCCGGCAGGGAGCGGTTCCTCTGGCTCCGCACCTGTTATATCCCCAGATACTAAATGATTCCGTGCCGGAAGAACGGGAAATAGGAATCCGTCTTGGGCTGGATATATTGGAGCGGTGTGAGGAACTTTGGATATGCGGTGACCGGATGTCGGCAGGAATGAAGCGGGAAACAGCGTATGCCAAAGCCAGGGGGATTCCGGTGCGCCGGATCCCTGTATGTGAGATCATGGGGAATCAAACGGTTCAGGAGCTGGGGAAAGGCATAAGGGAAGGGCCGGAAACCAGCCAATCGTACCAGAAGAATGTTCAGCTTGGGATGTAA
- a CDS encoding gamma-glutamylcyclotransferase family protein, whose amino-acid sequence MARRTGKKAAQDRLYIAYGSNLNLPQMEQRCPYAKVVGASEIKNYELLFRGVATVEPKEGATVPVLLWKIEPLDEAALDRYEGWPHLYRKEMIDVELEGKTVSAMVYVMNDVRSLGMPSEVYYRIIEEGYHSIGFDTAVLEHALARTEEMMEQENSQYHQQGFDDMDGFHL is encoded by the coding sequence ATGGCAAGAAGGACAGGAAAAAAAGCAGCACAAGACCGGCTGTATATTGCGTATGGCAGCAATTTAAATCTTCCGCAGATGGAGCAGCGCTGCCCGTATGCAAAAGTGGTAGGGGCCAGTGAGATTAAAAATTATGAATTGTTATTCCGCGGTGTTGCCACCGTGGAACCAAAGGAAGGGGCGACTGTTCCGGTTCTGTTATGGAAGATTGAACCCCTTGATGAGGCGGCATTGGACCGGTATGAGGGCTGGCCTCATCTGTACCGGAAGGAGATGATAGATGTGGAACTGGAAGGAAAAACTGTTTCTGCCATGGTTTACGTGATGAATGACGTGCGCTCACTTGGGATGCCTTCGGAAGTTTATTACAGGATAATTGAGGAGGGATACCATAGCATTGGATTTGATACGGCTGTGCTGGAACATGCCCTGGCGCGGACGGAGGAGATGATGGAGCAGGAGAACTCCCAGTATCACCAGCAGGGCTTTGATGATATGGACGGTTTTCATTTATAA
- a CDS encoding C40 family peptidase codes for MAAPAAILAVKAAIAVATDKRGRTVIASVVAAVLLPFILVIVMLLSIMDGASSHNVSAVAQVFWEGAISSQVPEEYRKYIVDMQTSFASLEDLIADIDHVEDRELDIEWVKSVFYAMYFGSAQPSLLAQKEFVDCFVEYEEREDGDGDSYTAAIPITDLGTVYANMRQRLGLEIGVDQEANAQRIYTVAVYGPAVPGGMAAGSAMGDGSYQALLTEATKYIGFPYRWGGSNPQTSFDCSGYICWIYTQSGTYQLPRTSAQGIFDQCAVIPREEAKPGDLVFFTKTYASSTPVSHVGLYIGGNQMLHCGDPIGYANIDSNYWRSHFYAFARLPAA; via the coding sequence ATGGCAGCTCCAGCAGCAATTCTTGCCGTCAAAGCGGCAATCGCTGTAGCAACCGATAAGCGAGGCAGAACGGTGATTGCCTCGGTGGTGGCGGCAGTTCTGCTGCCGTTTATTTTAGTAATTGTAATGTTGTTGAGTATCATGGATGGGGCCAGCTCCCATAATGTATCTGCGGTCGCTCAGGTGTTTTGGGAAGGAGCGATCTCCAGCCAGGTGCCGGAGGAGTACCGGAAATACATCGTGGATATGCAGACCAGCTTCGCCTCCCTGGAGGATTTGATTGCAGATATTGACCATGTAGAGGATCGGGAACTGGATATTGAATGGGTGAAGTCTGTATTTTATGCCATGTATTTTGGCAGCGCGCAGCCGTCACTTCTGGCTCAAAAAGAGTTTGTGGACTGCTTTGTGGAATACGAGGAGCGGGAAGACGGAGATGGTGATTCCTACACAGCGGCCATTCCTATCACGGACCTTGGCACCGTGTATGCCAATATGAGGCAACGTTTAGGTCTAGAAATTGGGGTGGATCAGGAGGCAAATGCTCAGAGAATTTATACGGTAGCTGTCTATGGCCCGGCTGTTCCGGGAGGGATGGCAGCCGGCTCCGCCATGGGGGACGGAAGCTATCAGGCCCTGCTTACGGAGGCAACAAAATACATTGGTTTTCCCTACCGGTGGGGCGGTTCCAATCCACAGACGTCCTTTGATTGCAGCGGCTATATCTGTTGGATTTATACCCAGTCCGGGACCTATCAGCTGCCGCGGACATCTGCTCAGGGAATTTTTGACCAGTGTGCTGTAATCCCCAGAGAGGAAGCGAAGCCAGGGGACCTGGTATTCTTTACAAAAACCTATGCTTCATCCACTCCGGTCAGCCATGTCGGGCTGTACATTGGTGGAAACCAGATGCTGCATTGTGGGGATCCCATCGGTTATGCGAACATTGATTCCAACTATTGGCGCAGCCATTTTTATGCATTTGCTCGACTTCCAGCCGCTTAG
- a CDS encoding DUF6329 domain-containing protein, producing the protein MQAVFERKPDFRLRDVVIETVTRLPKEEYEQFLSSPCDSYEFIEKNSKSMLMDEKNGVFYCMLVTGEGYRDGVLVEAEGYPYARYASYVPDATALCYESLSKVNEILAKAVEEIVKEGTNMTTTGNWMTDRSKVETLLGEGQSENPRLWTLLQDMLGERPEVAQVDRMDEGLDIYYYLDFCPNYIPEEGEAAVQEAGADVKSPRLKDILCTRWENIHLVHTEVDNVPHTIAELDSGTLTEAGKKVWADVLNAKVERVYQGLYGLQMELSGVKPSRLDAFSGMLGGYCSEQEYETWVKEPEKEPVSPQLNNS; encoded by the coding sequence ATACAAGCAGTATTTGAACGTAAGCCGGATTTTCGGCTGCGGGATGTAGTGATTGAAACTGTGACACGTCTGCCGAAGGAGGAGTATGAGCAGTTTCTAAGTAGTCCCTGTGATAGCTATGAGTTTATTGAGAAGAACTCAAAGTCGATGCTTATGGATGAAAAGAACGGTGTGTTTTACTGCATGCTGGTGACTGGCGAAGGGTATCGGGACGGTGTGCTTGTGGAGGCAGAAGGCTATCCCTATGCGAGATATGCCTCCTATGTGCCGGATGCGACAGCGCTTTGTTATGAGTCCCTATCAAAGGTAAATGAGATTCTGGCCAAAGCGGTGGAAGAGATTGTAAAGGAAGGAACGAACATGACTACCACTGGCAACTGGATGACAGACCGCTCCAAGGTAGAAACATTGTTGGGAGAAGGGCAGTCGGAGAATCCTCGTTTGTGGACGCTATTGCAGGATATGTTGGGCGAACGGCCAGAGGTAGCCCAGGTTGACCGTATGGATGAGGGATTGGATATTTATTATTATCTGGATTTCTGTCCGAATTATATTCCGGAAGAAGGAGAGGCGGCGGTTCAGGAAGCAGGAGCAGATGTAAAGTCCCCACGATTAAAAGATATCCTGTGTACCCGTTGGGAGAACATCCATTTGGTTCATACAGAGGTTGATAATGTGCCGCATACCATTGCAGAACTGGATTCCGGGACGTTGACAGAGGCGGGAAAGAAAGTCTGGGCCGATGTTCTGAATGCAAAAGTAGAGCGGGTGTATCAGGGACTTTATGGATTGCAGATGGAATTGTCCGGGGTAAAGCCCAGCCGGCTGGATGCATTTTCCGGCATGCTTGGAGGTTATTGCAGCGAACAGGAATACGAAACATGGGTGAAAGAACCGGAGAAAGAGCCGGTCAGTCCACAGCTAAATAATTCATGA
- a CDS encoding helix-turn-helix domain-containing protein: MISCMKRGEHMTEHNAKEIGLRIRRQREALGYSRERLAELSEISNSFLSDIERGDRGFSVALLGRLSRVLGLSADYILFGTEQATDISDITDMLSGLDGKYIPKLKELLGAYLKTITLAEKQNH, translated from the coding sequence TTGATATCGTGTATGAAACGGGGTGAACACATGACTGAACACAACGCAAAGGAAATTGGCCTGCGTATCCGCCGCCAGCGGGAAGCTCTTGGCTATAGCCGGGAACGGCTGGCTGAACTTTCTGAAATATCCAATTCTTTTCTCTCAGATATTGAGCGCGGTGACCGGGGATTTTCCGTTGCCTTGCTTGGAAGACTCTCCCGTGTGCTGGGGCTCTCCGCTGACTATATCCTGTTTGGAACAGAACAGGCCACAGATATCAGCGACATCACAGACATGCTTTCCGGTCTGGATGGGAAGTATATTCCTAAACTCAAGGAACTTCTGGGTGCCTATCTTAAAACGATTACACTTGCTGAAAAACAGAATCATTAA
- a CDS encoding DUF6103 family protein gives MKNTTLTLTFNTERLDALAYHMGKKEADLKEELSDYLQKMYEKYVPQTTREYLDDKIAREGAAKPARPRRQAEESHVRSQTGQEMGQAGSA, from the coding sequence ATGAAAAATACCACATTGACACTGACCTTCAACACGGAGCGCCTGGATGCTTTGGCCTATCACATGGGCAAAAAGGAAGCGGATCTGAAGGAGGAGCTGAGCGATTACTTACAGAAGATGTATGAAAAATATGTGCCGCAGACCACCCGGGAGTACCTGGATGATAAGATTGCCAGGGAGGGAGCGGCAAAGCCGGCCAGGCCGAGACGGCAGGCAGAAGAGAGCCATGTGAGAAGCCAGACGGGTCAGGAGATGGGACAGGCGGGCAGTGCATGA
- a CDS encoding DUF6809 family protein → MRELAEQAEELMVKRVQELRDEFGMSRSKTYDLEMKEYVARMERILHTLSEEDREWLDNQLIDKFCVSETECRELYMNGFRDAMRLIMAVGL, encoded by the coding sequence ATGAGAGAGCTTGCAGAGCAGGCAGAAGAGTTAATGGTGAAGCGTGTTCAGGAACTCCGGGATGAGTTTGGGATGAGCCGGTCCAAGACCTATGACCTGGAGATGAAAGAGTATGTGGCCAGGATGGAGCGGATCCTGCACACACTGTCAGAGGAGGACCGGGAATGGCTGGACAATCAGCTGATTGATAAGTTCTGTGTATCCGAGACGGAATGTCGGGAGTTATACATGAACGGCTTTCGGGATGCCATGCGCCTGATCATGGCGGTAGGACTTTAG